From one Lotus japonicus ecotype B-129 chromosome 3, LjGifu_v1.2 genomic stretch:
- the LOC130744422 gene encoding uncharacterized protein LOC130744422, with protein sequence MAWFTTLPCGSITNFRDFSSKFLVQFSASKIKQVTIDDLYNVRQSEGETLKQYVRRFNAASVKIEESEPHACARAFKNGLLLGKLNSKLSHKPTRSMAEVRARANTYILDEEDDAFKKKRAKAENDGGQRDVSPATKSGERRK encoded by the coding sequence atggcttggttcacgactttgcctTGTGGCTCCATTACAAATTTTCGCGACTTCTCGTCGAAGTTCCTTGTTCAGTTCTCTGCGAGCAAGATCAAGCAGGTAACGATCGACGATCTGTACAACGTTCGCCAATCAGAGGGTGAAACTCTGAAACAGTATGTGAGGCGGTTCAATGCGGCATCTGTTAAGATCGAAGAGTCGGAACCGCATGCTTGTGCGCGCGCTTTCAAGAATGGACTGCTGCTGGGAAAGCTGAACAGTAAGTTGAGTCACAAGCCAACTCGATCGATGGCGGAAGTTCGCGCTCGGGCGAACACCTACATCTtagatgaggaggacgacgctttcaagaAAAAGCGTGCCAAAGCGGAAAATGATGGAGGTCAGAGGGACGTATCGCCAGCAACAAAGTCTGGAGAAAGGAGGAAGTAG